ACCATGTTTGGAGTTTTTCCATTGCATGTACATGCCGGGATTTTTTTCCTGATGACACCCCGCGCAATCACTGGCCGCATTTACACCCCCTGCCCCCATCAGCAAAACAATCAACCCTAAGACCGTCACACCCACAACTCTTCTCATACGAATATCTCCTCTTTCCTTGTTTAATTTCACCAGCAATCCCGGCCCAATACGAACTTGCCGCACAGAAACCTTCTTCCACAGGCAACACCTTACTCCCGGAACATCGAGTGGCAATATTTCACAGCGATAAAAAAGCACGATACATGCCAACAATATTTTATCCTTTAATTTCAGACTGTTACGCCTTTAACCACCACCCCTTGATGTTACCGTTTAGTATCGTTACTCTTGCGTAACATGCTACCATATGGTATCACTGCAGAGCCTCCGTTATGTATCTCCCTGGAGAGACATTTCCTCGTGGTCTTCACTGAATCAGGAAAGTCACTGAGACACATAAACCGGAAGCCCACATCCAATAAAAAATGGAGGTGGTGGCCCTGAAATTGCTACATCCATAACGCCGTGCTTCAGTATCAGAGGCAGCACCAAAACGACACGGGGTGTCGGAAGTGTCGCCGATACAGTTACTCAGGCGAGTAGGTCTGCAACCGCCTATAGAAAAAACAGACACCTAAACCGGTAACCATCTATGCGTCTGAGGACTAAATTCTCAATTCTGGTCAGCCTGATTGTGATCCTGATTTTCGGGGTGACTTTTTACCGCACTTCATATTTCCAGAACCACCTTGTGATCAATCAGGCGAAAAGGCAGGCCAGAATGCTGGCCCAGCAGTTACTGCTGACCAGGAAATGGGTCGCTGACCATGAGGGTCTGTTTGTCATCAGTAAACCCGGAGTCGAGAAAAACCCGTTTCTGGTGGTCGGGGGCGAGATCCAGGACAGTTCCGGGCAGCGATATGTAAAGCGCAACCCGGCAATGGTCACCAGAGAGCTTTCCAAATACGCTGACCAGGTTGATTTCTGCCGGTTCGGGGTCACCAGTCTGAAGCCGGTAAATCCCGATAACGCTCCGGACCTCTTCGAAAAAAGGGGACTTTTGCGCTTTGAAAGAGGAGACACGGAAGTAATGGAAATCGTCAGAGAAACGGATGGCCGCGTTCTCCGGTACATGATCCCTCTTATCGTTGAGGACGCCTGCCTCGAATGCCATGCGGAACATGGCTACAAGACGGGTGATGTAAGGGGCGGCTTAAGCCTGGCCATTCCAATTTCCTGGGCCGACAAAGCAATCTCGACCAATAACAGGTTTCTTCTGATCATGGCCATTCTGACGACCGTCTTCACCTCGCTGATCATATTCCTGACCATCGATCTTGTTCTCGTCAGACGGCTCGGGATGCTCTCGCGAGCGATGGATTCGTTTCCGGACCGGCCGATCCACGAGGAAGAGCTGCCAGCAGGCAGGGATGAAATCAGCGAGCTTGCCGAAAATTTCAAAGATCTCGGCAACCGGCTGCTGAATTCCCAGGCCGAGCTTGAGAAAAGTCAAAAACAGGTTTTCCAGAGTGAAAAGATGGCCGCCATCGGCAGGCTCGCTGCCGGAATCGCCCATGAAGTGAACAACCCCTTGGGCGGCATGCGCAACTGTGTGAAAAGCATGAAGGAGTCGCCGGATGACCATGAACTGAGAACCCGGTATCTGGACCTGATCGACAAAGGGCTGCAGCGGATCAGCCACACCGTTCGCCAGCTTCTCAACTTCGGGCGTAAGGAGCCGCTCAGTTTCAGAACCGTGAATGTTGATGAAATCATCCATGAATGCTTCGACCTGCTTGAATATCAGCTCAAGGATATCGACCTGGATCTCCATCTCGGTCTAACCAGCCCACGCCAGATCGATGTTGAGGCCCTGAAGCAGATTCTGGTGAACCTGGCGCTGAATTCAATCCACGCCATGCCGGAGGGAGGGAAACTTACCGTAACCACCGCCGAAGCGGGAAATGGGGTGGTCCTTACAGTGGCGGACACCGGGACCGGAATCAGCGAAGAGGACATGCCCCACATATTCGACCCCTTTTTCACCACCAAAGAGGTTGGCGACGGCACCGGTCTCGGCCTGTCGGTAACCTTTTCGCTGATTAAAAAGATGGGCGGCGCCATCACCGTCGACAGCGAAATCGGCAAAGGCTCCATATTCAGGATATCCATTCCTGATATAGCTTAAGTTGAGCAGCTCGTCTGCCCAGATGAAACTCATACCCGAAGGGTGCATACAAGAAACATCGGAAACTGAAAGAAATTGACCACAAATTGCCGCGTTTGGCTAATCTCCCGAGAATAAAGGGGTTTCGGTGATTTGATAGTGCATGTGTTCCACAAGAAGCCAGGAGTCAGAATCCATGAGAAAAGCTTTAAAATCAGTCATTCTGGCTGCTGGCTACTGGCTACTGGCTTCTGGCTTCTGGCTTCTGACTTCTGACTTCTGGCTTCTGAATTCTCATCATGGAATACCACCATGACTCTGAATAATTTTATGACAGCAAATCAACACCATAAGACACGTCGGAAAGTTGAACATTGACATAACTCACCACCACAGGACAACCAACCATGGCCAGAATACTGCTTGTCGAGGATGACGAAATAATCAGAGTGACCCTTTACGACCGCCTGAAGGGCAAGGGATTTGACATTGACCAGGTCGCCAACGGCACCGAGGCTTTGAAAAAGATTGAGGCCAACATCTACAATCTGGTGATCTCGGATATCAAAATGCCAGGCCTGGACGGCATCAGACTGATGGGAGAAATCAGGGGGCTTTCCCCTGATACCGATATCATCCTGATGACCGCTTACGGCGGCGTTGACGACGCGGTCGACTGCCTGAGAAAAGGCGCGGCCGATTACATCCTCAAACCGTTCGACATGGACGACCTGACCATCCGGGTCAACAGAATCCTGTCGATGCAGAAGATCCGCACCAAGTGCCTGACCCTTGAAGAAAGTTCTCGCCCTTCCCTGATCATCGGCTCCAGCCCGATCATGGAGCGACTGCAGCAGCTCCTGCACAGGGTTGCCGGCTCGGATTCCACCGTTCTCATCACCGGCGAATCGGGAACCGGCAAGGAACTGGCGGCAGCGGCAATCCATTTCCAGAGCAGCCGGGCGAAAGGACCGTACATCAAGGTAAACTGCGGCGCTATTCCGGAAAACCTCATTGAATCAGAGCTTTTCGGGCACGAGAAAGGCTCTTTCACCGGCGCCCTGTCGAGGAAAAGCGGCCGTTTTGAAGTGGCCGACGGGGGCACCCTGCTGCTCGATGAAATAGGTGATCTGCCGTTGAACATGCAGGTTAAGCTTTTAAGGGTGCTTCAGGAAAAAGAGTTTGAGAGGGTGGGCGGCACCAAACCCATCAAAATTGATGTCAGAATCATCTGCGCCACCGCCAAGAACCTGGCCGAAGCAGTCAAAATCGGTCAGTTCCGTGAAGACCTCTTCTACCGGTTGCAGGTTATTCCGATCAATATTCCGCCACTCCGGGAAAGAATGGAAGACGTTCCTGCGCTGTGCAATCATTTTCTCAAAGAGTTCAGTGTCATGAGAGGTATGCGGCTCCAGTTGTCCGATGGCGCCCTCAAATGTTTGTCCGGTTATCGATTTCCCGGCAACATCAGGGAGCTGCGCAATATTATTGAAAGAGCCTCGGTACTCACCCAGTCGCCGCTCATCGACCTGCTGGAACTGCCGGGAGATCTCACCGGCGGCAACCCCCAGGATGATGGCGTCGAGGTCATGCCCCTCGCCGAGGCTGTAAGACGTGCCGAAAAAAGCTGTATCCTGAACGCGCTCAGAAAATGTGCGGGCAACAAGACGAAAGCTGCAGAAGTCCTGGGAATTAGCAGAAAAAACCTCTGGGAAAAAATGAAGGCCCAGCATCTGGAAATATAAACCTGCAATCGCGGCGCCTCTGACGCAAAACATGATGTGCGACAATTTGCCACATTCAAAACCCGGCGGATTAAACTACTATTGTGACCGGATACCAACTTTGGTATTTCATGCAAAACACTTTCTTCATGTTCCGGGGAAGTGCCATTCCTTGAGCAAGAACGGCACTTCCCCGGAACACACTCAAGAAGGAAAACCCAAAAAATCTTTTCCTGCCGGGGGAAACAAACCATGAAAAAAGGGAGAATACCGACCATGAAAACGATCAAACTGCTGCTGATTCTTACCGCAACCCTGATTTTTGCAACTGCCTGCCTCCAGTCCGGCGAACAGAAAAGCGCTGCGGACGCTTCGCCGGCCGGTGCCCCGATGGCCATCCCCGCCGACGTCTCCTGCGGCGTCTGCGGCATGTTCCCGGCAAGATACCCGGAGTGGCAGACCCAGATTATCTTTACCGACAACAAGATGGTGCCCTTCGACGGCGGCAAGGACATGTTCAAGTACCTTTTGATGATGGGTAAATTCGACACCGTTCACACCCGGGAAGATGTTTCCATGATCTGGGTGAAGGATTTCATCTCCGGTTCCTGGTTCGATGGCAAAAAGGCCACCTATGTAGCCGGCAGCGGCCAGATGGGCCCGATGGGCAAGGAACTCATTCCGTTCGAGAACCCAGCGGATGCCGCAAAATTCCAGGCCAGCAATGGCGGGACCATTCATACATTCAGCGAAGTCACCATGGACCTGGTCAGCACACTCGGCATGGGCGGCATGAAAATGAAAATGGGACAAGGCAGCATGTAATTCCACATCCCCCTTTGCCTGCCCCTGCGGGCTGGCAAAGGGGGAAATCAAGAGTAAAGAGTCAAGAAGAAGAGTTGTGCTGCCTGCCGTTCAGACCCTTCAACCCTCATTGAGACGCACAACTCTCCCGAATAGCCGGATACAGACAAAATGACCAGAACCAGCCTCACCCCCCTTCTTTCCCGCAACCCCGGAACATCGAGAATTGCCTTCACCTGGCTGTTACGGCTTAGATGGGGGGCGGTTATCTGTCAGCTGATCATGATCGGGGCCGTGGCCATGGTCTTTGATACGGTTATCCCTGCCTCCGTTCTCCTGCTGCTGATCTCCTTTCAGGCGGGCAGCAACTATTTTTTTCACCACCGCCAACTTCTGAAAAGCGACGTTCGCCAGAGCCATTTCGGATTTCTAATGGCCTGGGACATTATCCATCTGACCCTTCTGATCTATTTCACCGGGGGGCCGATGAATCCCTTCACCTTCCTGTACCTCCTGCATGTGACTCTGGCGTCGATCCTCATGCAGCAGAAATGGGCCTGGAGCCTCGCTTCGATGACTGCAGTCTTTTACGCCCTGCTCTTTATTCTCCCACCTGCGGAGAGTATCGGCTCAGGCATCGGCCCCGAGATGCCGATCTGCCTAACTCGTTCCGACATGGGACTACATCTGCAGGGAATGTGGATCGCCTACACCATAACCGCCTTCTTTCTCGTCTATTTCATCAACCGGATTCAGGACGCCCTGGCAACCCATCAGCAGACCCTTGCCAGGCTTGAAGAAGAGAAGATGAAAAGCGACAAGCTGGCCGCCCTTGCGACCATGGCCGCCGGCGCCGCCCACGAATTCTCGACGCCCTTGTCCACCATCACCATTGCCGCCGGCGAGATGATCAATTCCCTCGAAAAAGGGTTGATTGATGACGACCTGCTTGCCGATGCAAAACTGATCAAGAGCGAAATCCAGCGATGCCGCCTTATTCTGAGACAGCTTTCAGCCGATGCCGGAGAACACTCCGGGGAATCGTTCCGGCTTACTTCGGTGGCCATGCTGATGGAAATGATCGACAAGGAGTTTCAGGTCGAGACCGGGAAAAAAGTTGCGTTCAGGATCGACAATAAAGATCAGGCGCTGATGGTCCCGATCCACACCTGGGTAAGGAGCATCAAGGGGCTGCTGAAAAATTCATACGATGCCGACAATTCCGCGGAAATACGATGTCACTCCTACCAGGATCATGATAACCTGTATATAATGGTGAGTGATAACGGCCCCGGCATGGACCCTGACACCTTCACCAAGGCGACCGACCCCTTTTTCACCACCAAGGAAACGGGGAAGGGCCTGGGGCTCGGTCTCTTTCTGGCCAAGACCATGACCGAATGTTTCGGCGGTGAACTGAAGATCGACTCCAACAGGGACGAGGGAACAACAATCACCATCCGAGTTAGCCTGGCCAAGGTCACAGACATGCAGAATCTGTGAGTGAAAGATTATGCAGCAGAGAGAAATGACCCATGAACAAGAATATCCTGCTGGTTGACGATGAAGACCATTTCCGGGAAAGACTTGGCCGTGCCCTGGTAAAACGGGGCTATCAGGTCACCGCGGCGGCAGATTACGGAGAAGCGATGACCGTTCTTGCCGACACCTGTCCGGATATGGCGATCATCGATCTGCGAATGCCGGGCCGCTCCGGACTGGAGCTCGTGAAATCCGCCCTGGAGAAGTACCCGGATCTGAAAATCGTGGTTCTTACCGGATACGGCAGCATCGCCACCGCAACCGATGCCATAAGACTTGGCGCCATGAATTACATTTCCAAACCGGCCGACACCGATGAAATCCTTGCCGCCTTCTCCGAGACTTCCGCACCCGAAAAAATGCCGAATCCGGAAGAGATCTCCACCCCCTCCCTGGCCCGGGTCGAATGGGAGCATATCAGCCGGGTTCTTGCCGATTGCGGCGGCAATATTTCCGCCGCCGCCAAACGGCTCAATATCCATCGCCGCACCCTGCAGCGCAAACTGGAAAAATTTCCACCTTTTATCTGATCGCTGCCACCCGACACACCCAAAGTCGGCTTGCTTTTCCCTCCCCTCTCAGGTAACATGTCGCTCTTGTTTTTCGCTCTGAAATCAACGAAAGAGAATCCGCCATGATTACCCTGCTTGACTACGGCGCCGGCAATGTCCGCAGCGTCAGAAATGCCATCACCACCCTTGGCTTCGAGGTGAGAGACGCCTCCTCGCCGGATGACATCCGCCGGGCGGAAAAAATCGTCTTCCCCGGTGTCGGCAGTTTCGGCAGCGCCATGGACCGCCTCAATGAAAAGGGATTCATTGAACCGCTGCTCGAATTCCTGAAAGCGGACAAGCCGTTCCTCGGCATCTGCCTCGGCCTCCAGACCCTTTTTGAAGGAAGCGACGAAGCCCCCGGCGTAAGAGGGTTGGGGATCATCGCCGGGCAGATCGGCAGATTTGACGAGAAGCTTGGCTCGGTACCGCAGATCGGCTGGAACGGGATCAACATCAGAAAAAGCTCCCCCCTGTTCAAAAATTTTGCCGACGAAAAACTCTACTTCGTCCACTCATACCGGGCAATGGCCAGTGAACAGAACCGCGACTGGGTCCTGACCACCACCGATTACCACGAGGAATTTGTCAGCTCCGTCCAGAAAGGCAACGTGGTCGCCTGCCAGTTTCACCCGGAAAAAAGCGGCAAGGCGGGCCTGAATATCCTGAAGAATTTTCTCGCGGCGGATAAGCTTGCCGCAGCACCGGTCAACACCGATCCGGCTCCGACCAGAATCGCCAAGAGGATCATCGCCTGCCTC
This DNA window, taken from Pseudomonadota bacterium, encodes the following:
- a CDS encoding sigma-54 dependent transcriptional regulator yields the protein MARILLVEDDEIIRVTLYDRLKGKGFDIDQVANGTEALKKIEANIYNLVISDIKMPGLDGIRLMGEIRGLSPDTDIILMTAYGGVDDAVDCLRKGAADYILKPFDMDDLTIRVNRILSMQKIRTKCLTLEESSRPSLIIGSSPIMERLQQLLHRVAGSDSTVLITGESGTGKELAAAAIHFQSSRAKGPYIKVNCGAIPENLIESELFGHEKGSFTGALSRKSGRFEVADGGTLLLDEIGDLPLNMQVKLLRVLQEKEFERVGGTKPIKIDVRIICATAKNLAEAVKIGQFREDLFYRLQVIPINIPPLRERMEDVPALCNHFLKEFSVMRGMRLQLSDGALKCLSGYRFPGNIRELRNIIERASVLTQSPLIDLLELPGDLTGGNPQDDGVEVMPLAEAVRRAEKSCILNALRKCAGNKTKAAEVLGISRKNLWEKMKAQHLEI
- a CDS encoding nitrous oxide reductase accessory protein NosL codes for the protein MKTIKLLLILTATLIFATACLQSGEQKSAADASPAGAPMAIPADVSCGVCGMFPARYPEWQTQIIFTDNKMVPFDGGKDMFKYLLMMGKFDTVHTREDVSMIWVKDFISGSWFDGKKATYVAGSGQMGPMGKELIPFENPADAAKFQASNGGTIHTFSEVTMDLVSTLGMGGMKMKMGQGSM
- a CDS encoding ATP-binding protein, with amino-acid sequence MTRTSLTPLLSRNPGTSRIAFTWLLRLRWGAVICQLIMIGAVAMVFDTVIPASVLLLLISFQAGSNYFFHHRQLLKSDVRQSHFGFLMAWDIIHLTLLIYFTGGPMNPFTFLYLLHVTLASILMQQKWAWSLASMTAVFYALLFILPPAESIGSGIGPEMPICLTRSDMGLHLQGMWIAYTITAFFLVYFINRIQDALATHQQTLARLEEEKMKSDKLAALATMAAGAAHEFSTPLSTITIAAGEMINSLEKGLIDDDLLADAKLIKSEIQRCRLILRQLSADAGEHSGESFRLTSVAMLMEMIDKEFQVETGKKVAFRIDNKDQALMVPIHTWVRSIKGLLKNSYDADNSAEIRCHSYQDHDNLYIMVSDNGPGMDPDTFTKATDPFFTTKETGKGLGLGLFLAKTMTECFGGELKIDSNRDEGTTITIRVSLAKVTDMQNL
- a CDS encoding DUF3365 domain-containing protein, translated to MRLRTKFSILVSLIVILIFGVTFYRTSYFQNHLVINQAKRQARMLAQQLLLTRKWVADHEGLFVISKPGVEKNPFLVVGGEIQDSSGQRYVKRNPAMVTRELSKYADQVDFCRFGVTSLKPVNPDNAPDLFEKRGLLRFERGDTEVMEIVRETDGRVLRYMIPLIVEDACLECHAEHGYKTGDVRGGLSLAIPISWADKAISTNNRFLLIMAILTTVFTSLIIFLTIDLVLVRRLGMLSRAMDSFPDRPIHEEELPAGRDEISELAENFKDLGNRLLNSQAELEKSQKQVFQSEKMAAIGRLAAGIAHEVNNPLGGMRNCVKSMKESPDDHELRTRYLDLIDKGLQRISHTVRQLLNFGRKEPLSFRTVNVDEIIHECFDLLEYQLKDIDLDLHLGLTSPRQIDVEALKQILVNLALNSIHAMPEGGKLTVTTAEAGNGVVLTVADTGTGISEEDMPHIFDPFFTTKEVGDGTGLGLSVTFSLIKKMGGAITVDSEIGKGSIFRISIPDIA
- a CDS encoding response regulator encodes the protein MNKNILLVDDEDHFRERLGRALVKRGYQVTAAADYGEAMTVLADTCPDMAIIDLRMPGRSGLELVKSALEKYPDLKIVVLTGYGSIATATDAIRLGAMNYISKPADTDEILAAFSETSAPEKMPNPEEISTPSLARVEWEHISRVLADCGGNISAAAKRLNIHRRTLQRKLEKFPPFI